The sequence GGAGAACCTGGTCTCTAGGGGTGTTCAGAAGTTCGTAACTGTTGAGGTTAACATGGGCAAGATGTACCATGTGGTTAAGGAGTTCTCTAAGGGAGTTCCCGTGGAGCATGTACCGTACGCTCCTGGTTATATTCCTGAACCGGATTACGTAATAAACAATGTGAGGAAGGTGATAGAAAGATGAGTACGGAGGCTGAGGTAACAACCACGGGAGTTAAAGTAGAGCTTCCTAAGTCCTACGAGGACATAAAGGATTTGATAAGAGTTGATAGGTTACCGCATATCTGGTGTCCAGGATGCGGGTTGGGAATTCTACTTAAGTTATTGGCTAGGGCTATAAAGAACTCGGGGATACCAATTGAGAAACATGTCATAGTCACTGGCATAGGTTGCACTGGTAGGCTCGGTGGTTACCTAAAGTTGGATGCGTACCATGTGACTCATGGTAGGGCAATACCATTCGCCGTGGGTTTGAAAATGGCTAACCCAGAGCTTGAGGTAACCGTGGTTGGTGGAGACGGCGATATATTGGCTATTGGCGGTAATCACTTCATACATGCAGCCAGGAGGAATGATGATATTAATGTCATTATAGTTAATAACTTCATTTACGGAATGACTGGTGGTCAATACAGCCCAACAACACCAAAGGGCGCCAAGACAACCACATCGCCATACGGTCACTATGAGAACCCATTCAATGTACCATTACTAGCCTATGCAGCGGGAGCCTCATATGTAACTAGGTGGACCGTTCTCCACCAGAATGAACTCTATCAGTCTCTCCTGGAGATGTTTAAGGTCAAGGGCTTTGCCGTTGTTGAGGTCTTGTCGCCCTGCATAATCTATACTGATAGGAATGCCATGGGTGATGCTGTTGATCTAATGAGGGTCCTTAAGGAGAGACCTGTGATTGACCATAGGGCTAACTTAGCTGATCTGGACATTGATTTTAGTATGAAGAAGATAATCCTGGGAAATTTTGTGAAAAGAGAGAGACCTGTTTCGTACGGGTAATAATCATAAAAATTAAACTTTTTTCTTATATAAACACATAATATTAAATAGTTTTTGTCAAAATAGAATAAGATTTATTAAGGATTCCTAATTGTTTATCAATAGAAAAATATGCTACAACAGCTCGATCAGATACGTATCAGGCTTATGGGGCTTGGTGGGCATGGCATTGTATTTGCTGGCAGGCTCCTTGGTATGGCAGCTGCCATGGGCGGCCTTGACTCAATATTAACAATAACATACAGCCCCGAGCAGAGGGGTGGTTGGTCGAGGGCTGATGTAATAATAGCTAAGGAGATGGTCGATTACCCACTCATTGATGAGGCTGATTTATTCCTGGCAACCACGCAGCAGGCATTTAACCTTGAATTCAAGAGTCTACGTAAGGGCGGTGTATTCATTTACGAAAGTACAATATACAAGCCCACGATCCCCAACTTAGGCAGTTATGTGGTGATACCAGTACCTGCCACAGAGATTGCAGAAAAAACCACAGGTAGGAAGCTAACGATGAACGTGGTTCTCGTTGGTATAATAACAGCAATCCTGGAGCCCGTTATAAAGGAAGATCACATAATTAATGCAATAAAGGGCATGACAAGGAGGGCGGGTAAACTCGATACATCGGTTCAAGAAATGAACATAAAAGCATTTCAGGCAGGGCTCGATTATGGTAAAAAGTACCTGCAAGAACTGAGGTGATTGTATGCCAACAAATAGGGTCCTCATCCTGGGTGGTGGTATTGCTGGTATTGAGGCTGCTCTTGCCCTGGCTAACATGGGTTATAGGGTTACGCTTGTTGAGAAGTCCCCTGCCATTGGCGGCAAGATGGCAATGCTCGACAAGACATTCCCAACACTGGACTGCAGCATATGCATAGAAGGACCGTTAATAAGTGACGTAGCTAGGCACCCACGCATTGAATTATTGTCTCCAGCCGAATTAATCGACCTAACGGGATCTCCAGGTGACTTTAAGGCTAGAATACTGGTTAAGCCCAGGTATGTTACTGACGATTGCACGAAATGTGGACAGTGCGAGGATGTGTGTCCGGTGGTCGTACCTAGCGAGTTCGAGTCGGGCATTGGCGCTAGAAAGGCAATATACCTACCATTTCCACAGGCGGAACCTGGAATATACATGCTTGACATAGATCACTGCCTCAATAAGCCACCGAATTATTTCCCTTGCGATAGGTGTGCTAAGGCCTGCGATAGGAATGCCATAATATACACAATGATGCCCAAGGTCATAGAGCGTGATGTGGCGGCCGTGATCATGTCGACCGGCTTCGAACTCGAGAAAGGCGAAATCCTCGGGGAGTATGGGTATGGCAGACATATGGATGTGGTGACATCACTCGAATTCGAGAGACTTGTTAATGCATCGGGTCCCTCAAGTGGTGTTGTTGTTAAGCCAAGTACTGGTGAGGAACCAGAGGACATATTACTCGTGTCCTGCATAGGCTCAAGAAACAATAGGTACAATGATTACTGCTCGGGGTTCTGTTGCACATACCTGCTTAAGCAGGGTATATACGCCAAGGTACTTCATGGCATTAAGAACGTCACATTAATGTACATGAATGATATTAGGACTTATGGTAAGGGATTCGAGAACTTCTTCGATAGAGCCCTCAAGGAAGGGGTAAACATTGTTTGGGGTAGGCCGGAGGTGGTTGGTGAGAGAAATGGTAAGATAATAGTCAAGTTTGAGGACACCAGGAATAAGAAGGTTACCATGAAGGAGTATGATATGGTTGTCCTGGCGCCCTCCATAAAACCAGTTAATGACATGGGCAAGTTAAGTAAAATATTGAGCATTTCATTGAATAGGGCTGGCTTTGTAAAGACTGAGTCTACAAACCCCACGTTAACAACAAGGCCTGGTATTTTCGTTGCAGGGTCGGTTAGTGGCCCTCGGGATATCTCAGAATCCGTGGTTACTGGATTAGCTGCCGCAGTACAGGCAACCAGGTATGCAAGCCCTGGGGTGATTGAAGAGGAGAAGTATGAGGAGAAGATAGAGCCATACCCAATCAGGGTCGGCGTTTTCGTATGCCACTGCGGTACAAATATAGCTGGTGTAGCCGATGTACCAGCATTAGTAGAGGCGGCTAAGCAGATGCCAGGCGTTGTGCATGCCGAGGATCTCCAATTTGCATGTGCCAAATCATCACTGGATAGAATGACAGAGGTGATAAAGGAGAAGAAACTGAACAGGGTAGTTGTCGCTTCATGTTCCCCAGTCACTCATCTTAGGTTTTTCCAGGATGCTGCGAGGAGGGCTGGTCTTAATCCTTACCTCGTGGAGATGACGAATATTAGGAACCTGGACACATGGGTCCACAGCGATAGGAGGGCAGCCACCGAGAAGGCAAAGGACATGATAAAGATGGCGGTAGCTAAAACCCACCACATGGTACCCCTACAGACAATAAAGCTACCAGTAATTAAGAGGGCCTTAGTCGTTGGTTGTGGACCAGCTGGCCTAGCAGCAGCCACTGGATTAGCAGGAGCAGGTATTGAGACTATGCTTGTTGAGAAGGCCAACGAGTGTGGTGGTATGTTAAGGCGTCTAAGTAGGCTTGAACCAGAGGGCTTTGAAGCTAAGAAACTGCTTGATAGGATGGTTGAGGAGGCTAGGGAGGTTGGTGTTAAGTTCGTGCTTGGTACTACTATTAAGGATGTCTCTGGATTTACAGGCAATTTCCATGTCGTACTCAGCAATGGTTCCGAGTTGGATGTTGGCGCTATAGTCGTAGCCACGGGCGCCAAGCCCTATATACCAACTGAGTTCAATTACGGTAAGGACCCCAGGGTGCTAACAACGCTGGATCTTGAGAATGGGAAGACCGTTGATGGTAAGAACGTGGCCGTAATAAACTGTGTTGGTTCCAGGACAAGCAATAGAGGATGTTCAAAGTACTGCTGCGCAGTGGGCCTGAGTAAGGCAATTGAATTAAGGAACCAGGGTAAGAATGTAGTCCTAATTTATAGGGATATAATGGGTGTTGATCCCGAGGTCGAAGACCTATACAAGAAAGCTAGAGACGCTGGTGTTTTGTTCATTAGAGTGCCAAGGAAGGCGGAGTTAACTGAGGCTATAAAGATGGATAATGATAAGTTGATAGTTAATGATGTTGAGTTAGGGGATGATGTTGAGGTATCATTTGACAATGTCGTCCTTAACATAGGCTTAGTACCGAGTGAGGATACAGACGAGGTCTCTAAGGTTTTGAGACTTTCTAGGGATCAGGAGGGTTTCTTGATGGAGGCTCATCCGAAGCTTGGCCCGGTGGATACGATGACACCGGGCATATTCATAGCAGGTGCCGCCAGGGGTCCGAAGAACGTAGCCGAGACAATAGCGGAGGGCTACGCGGCTGCATCAAGGGCATTGATGATGCTTGCCCAGGGTTACGTTACCAAGGAACCATTCATTCCGAAGTTTGACTGGTCTAAATGCACTAAATGCGGTCTTTGCATTAAGGCTTGTCCCTATGGCGCCATTAGGGGTGTACCCGGTAAGTGGATCGAGCACGTACCAGCCGCTTGCCAGGGTTGTGGTTCATGCGTTGCTGAGTGCCCGCAGGATGCTATAGCACTTGATGCACTAAGTGATGATGCTATCATGGCTCAGATTGATGCTGCCTTGGCTGAGGAGCCTGAGAGGAAGGTTGTCATGTTCACCTGTGCCTACTGCTCCTACTGGGCTGCCGATAATGCCGGTATATTTAAGATGCAGTACCCACCATACGCGAGGATAATTAGGCTTCAGTGCAGTTCTAGGTTGGCTTGGAGGCATGTTAAGCATGCCTTTGAGCTTGGTGCTGCTGGGGTCTTTGTGACTGGTTGTAGGCTTGGTGACTGCCACTACATAACGGCCAATTACAACACGGTCAAGAGATTCGAAAACTGGAAAAAGAGACTGAAGAACATAGGCATGAAAGAAGAAAGATTCCAAATGAGACTGTTTGGAGCGCCTGATGTGGTTGACCTAGTGGAGACTATGAGAGAGGCCGAGAAGGTCGTTAAGACAGTGACTAAGGAGGAGATTGAAATGACAAAACAAAGAATCAAGCAATTAAGGTGATGAACATGCCAGTAACCGTTAACTTCGGCCTTAGGGAGGAACTCCTTAAGTTGGTGCCCACACTAGGCCTTTGTTATCAATGCGGAACATGTAGCACCTACTGCCCAATAACGGATGAATCATACAACATTAGGCTAATCGTTAAGAAGGCTCAACTTGGTGTTGTTGAACCAAAGGACTTTAAGGTCATTTGGGACTGCGTAACCTGCGGTACTTGCCAGGCCCTGTGCCCCAACAATGTCGAGATTGTGAATCTCGTAGAGATAATTAGGACAATGGCCATGAAGTCCAAGGTATTCCCAACAAAGATTAATGAGATACTCTGGAAGATTTATGAGAACCAGAACCCATGGGGCTACACAGTCACTGATAAGAGAAGATTCTTAGCTCAATTCAGTAGTTTAATTAATAATGAGAACCCAGATGTGGTTATTTATCCATGCTGCTTATCAATTGGAGATCCAAGAGTTCAGAAGCACATTAAGGCCTTGATTAGGGTATTGACCAAGGCTGGCCTCAAGGTAGGCATATACACTGGTTTATCTTGCTGTGGCGACATTATTGAGCATACAGGTAATAAGGCATTCTACGAGGAATACACAGCAAAGTTGAGAGACTCAATAATGAGTAACATTAAGGCTCCAGTAATAGTGACATTATCACCACACTGTGAGTATTCCCTTAAGAAGTATCTTAAGGGCATTAAAGTGATTCATTACGTAGAATTACTTGATGAGCTTATACGTAATGGTAAGTTAAAGATTGATAAGAAGGCAGACATTACCGTAACTTATCATGATCCATGTTACTTATCTAAGCATCAAAGGATCATTGAGGAGCCCAGGAGGGTGATCACTTCAGTACCTGGCGTTAGGCTTGTTGAAATGATCCACTCAGGGGAGAAGTCCCTCTGCTGTGGCGCCGGCGGTGGAGGCATAGCCCTAGAGACTAGGGTATCCACTGATTTATCAAAGCGTAGGTTAAAGGAGGCAATCGACACGGGTGCTTCTGTTGTGCTCACCGCATGCACCTACTGCTTCAGGATGCTTGAGGATGCAAATAAGGTAGTGAAAACAAACATGAAGGTTATGGACCTAGTTGAGTTCCTAGATAGTATTATGGGTGATTAGCATGAGTGAATGGAGGGGAATATCCGTATTTATCGAGCAGGATAATGGCGAGCTAGAAGGGGCTTCACTTGAGGTTTTAACGAGGGCAGGCGAGCTAGGAAGGAAGTTTAATGAGGATGTTCTCGGCATATTACTGGGCCATGAGTTGAAGAATATAGCTAAGGAGTCCTCCCAGTATGGCGCCGATAAGCTCATTGTAGTTAATCATCCTGACCTAAGGCATTACAATAGTGATGCTTATACAGAGGTCATGGCTTACCTAATTAATAAGTACAGACCTAGGTACTTATTATTACCAGCCACTAGGAATTCGAGGGATCTGGCTGGTAGGTTAGCAGTTAGGTTTAGGGCTTGTTTGAGCGCCCATGTTATTATGGTTGATATTGATGAGAGGGATAGGAAGTTGGTCACTGCGGTACCTGGCTTCGGTGGTAACATAGTTGCCACTGTAGTTTGTACGAGTGGTAAACCCGAAATGGCTACTGTAAGCCCAGGAACCTACGAAGCAAAGCTGAGCAACAAGGAAGCTACTATAATTGAGGAGACAATACCCGAGGGTGCGTTGAGAGGTCGTAGAATAGAGCTTATGGAGAAGAAGACCTCACCAATGCCGGATTTATCAAGGGCTGAGAAGGTCGTCGTGGCTGGTCTTGGCACTGGCGGTGATCTGGAGTTAATTAAGGAATTTGCAAGTTTAATAGGGGCTGCAATTGGCGTTACGAGGCCCCTTGCAGACATGGGCTTAATGCCCAGGGACTATCAAATAGGTACCACGGGAGTTTCATTGAGGGCTAAGACCGTATTTGTGTTTGGCGCAAGTGGTGCTCCGCACTTCGTCTACGGCATTAGGGACTGTGGCACCATAGTTGCCGTCAATACTGATAAGGAGGCACCCATATTTGAGAACTGCGATTACTGCGTTGTGGCTGACCTATTTGATTTACTTAAGGTGTTGATAAAGGAAATGAGGGGTGGTAAGTGATGGCATCTCTCAGGAATATAATAGTTACAATGAAGGTAACGCCGAAGCCCGAGGAGATTAGGTTCGACCCAACCACCAAGACTGTTGATAGGTCTAAGGCAACCAATGAAATAAATCCAGCAGACAAGAACGCCCTAGAGTTAGCTCTGCAATTAAAGGAGAAGTATGGTGGTAGGGTTGTTATACTGTCCATGGGTCCGCCATTCTGGGATCAATTCCTTAAGATGGGCATAGCAATGGGTGCAGATGACGCAGTGCTAATAAGTGATAGGGCATTGGGCGGCTCTGACGCCTTTGTAACTTCTAGGGTACTCGCGGCAGCAGTTAAGAAAATAGGAGATTACTCACTTGTTATTGCTGGTGAGGAGAGTGAGGATGGCTCAACAGGGCAAGTGCCTCCCGGCATGGCCGAGTGGTTGGGAATTCCTGCCGTTACGTATGTTTCACAGGTCACTGATGCTATGGAAGACTCAATAATTGTTAAGAGGACTATTAAGGGCGGCTATGAGACAGTTAAGGTTAAGTTACCTGCAGTTATATCGGTAGAGCTTGGTATAAATACACCGAGGTTTCCTGACTTCGAGAGACTACAGTGGGCTCAAAACGAGTTTAAGACAACCATATGGGGCATTAAAGACCTGGGCATTGCAGAGAATGAGGTCGGCTTTAAGGGTTCGTTAACTGCCGTAACCGAATTAAGAGAATTAAGGCCACGTGAACGACTACGTCAATTCATCGAGGGAAGTCCCGAGGAGATAGCCAGAGAGTTAATTAAGAGACTCGGATTGAAGTGAAGTTCGACTTACTCCATTAGCTTAAATTGACCTAGTTCAAAATATAGTTATTATTATATTAATTGGTTATTAAGTGGGGAACCCGTGAGAACGCCAGTATCCATTAACCTGCTAACTCATCTAATTGACTTAGGACTTCGGCATAGCCGCTTTGCTTTAATTCATTGACTTCATTCCTCTCGTACTTATATACCAAGTCGGCTCTGTTTGGTTCGAAGTCCCACGGAACCACGAGTATGTAATCACCAATCCTAAGCCACATCTTCTTCCTATACTTACCAGGTATCCTGACGAGCCTAATCTTGCCATCCTGGCACACAGCCTTCGCCCTGTCATCACCAACTAATTCCACAACCTTAGCAAACATCTCTCCCTCCTCCGGTAAGCGTACCTTACTTCCCTGCTGGTTTTCCTTAGGCATTCTCCATAGTTGATCGGTATGCGTTTATAAACCCAACCTTTATAGATCAACATATGTCATTAAGTAGATACCGTTCATCATCAATAACAATCTCTAATGTCCTCGAGCCATTCACCTCCATGCATCTCACCTCGTGGTTCGGTATCGTAATTTCGTTCTTAATTATATCATTTAACCTAATATTAATGATTTCCTTACTGACGATGTTTAGTAACCTGACAGTGCTTTGTGAGTAGGTAAGTACGTAATAGGGCTTATTCATGTACATTATCACCGAGCCACGGTTTAGTGGGACTAGGAACACACTAATGCTTAGTTTAGTAATTACCTTATCTCCGCGTCCCTTAATCACGCTTTGGCTTTCAAGTACTCTACTTGGGATCGTCTTATGTATCCTATGGGCTATAGATCTGGCGAGCCCTTGATCCGAGAGCTTTATGTCGAATCCTCCTGGCGCATCATCAATCCTCAGGAAACCACTCCTCTCTGTATCCCTCATTGTTTCTTTCTTCACTATATCGATGATCAACCTCTTGAGTTGGTTATCCATGGGTATCACGCTCCTGACCTGTATAATGGCTCTCTCCTTCTCATTGATCATATCCCTACACCTCGGGCATAATTCCTCACCATACCTAACTCTGATCTGTACTTCCTCGTCGTAGTCACTGATGAGGTCGTGGACGGTACCCCTAATCTTAACGATGGAGGTGTTTAATCCATGCCTTAGCCCAAGGCTCTCTATGGACGTGCTTTTAACACTGCCTAAGTACTCGATGGACTCTAGGATTAGTTTCTCAATTACCCTGGGATCCCTTACCCACCTGCCCTTATATAGTATTGCGCCGCAACTTGGGCATCTTACAATGCCCACGAATTCCCTCTTAACCCTGGCCAATGGGTGGGTCTTCCTATAGCAGTCTGGGCATAGTCCCTCGATTAGTATTTCGGTTTCTCTACCACATAGTGCACATATTCTACGCATTTCTCCAATCAGAGGTCCCTTAGGGAGGGGCTAAATAAATCATATTTCCTCGTACCATAATACTTAATACAGTAGGCGCGGGATCAACTTGTGGGTGGAGATATAGAGTCGAGGATCACGGATATTGTTAATGAGATGAGGTCATCAGTCGTGAGTATAATAACGACTAGGTTGATGGTTGATGAGTGGTTGAATGCAGCACCAGTAAGGGGCATTGGCACTGGTTTTTTTATTGATAATGAGCATGTGGTTACTGCAAACCACGTCGTGCAAGACGCCACGGAATTAATAGTGGTTACACCAGGCGGTGATGAGTATGAAGGTGAGTTATTGGGTAGGGACCCAGAGTTTGATGCAGCGTTGATAAGGGTTAGTGGTGCTCGATCCATAAAGTCCGTCAAGCTCGGCGACTCTGATAAACTTAAAGTGGGCCAGATGGTGATTGCCATGGGTTATCCCCTAGGCCTGCTTGGGGAACCCACAGTAACACTGGGTGTTGTTTCCGCAATTAGCAGGAGTATAAGGACTCCGGTTGGCGTTCTTGAAGGCTTGATTCAGACCGATGCAGCAATTAACCCGGGGAATTCAGGCGGGCCCCTGCTTAATCTTGATGGCGAAGTAATTGGTATGAATACTGCAATAATAGCCGGTGCGCAGGGAATTGGGTTTGCCGTACCCATAAACCTGGTTAAGTTAACCATCGATGAGATACTGAGGTTCGGTAGGGTAGTTAGACCTAGACTGGGTATATATGGCATTGACCTCAATAAGCCCATGGCCAAGTACTTCAAGTTACCCGTGGACAAGGGCGTGCTTGTGGTGGGAGTTGTTCCTGGTTCACCTGCTGACGATGCTGGTATTAGACAGGGAGATGTCATTACTGCAATTGATGATGAAGAATTATCAAGCATAGTTCAACTAAAGGTTCACTTGACCAAGAAGTTTATTGATGGAGTCAACACGTTTGATTTGATGGTGACAAGGGGCAGAACGAGATATAGAATTAAAGTTAGCATATGATTATTTTACACTGAATGTTAAGAGAGCTAAATTAAAAACTAGGTTGTTAATTCATGTGATGAATGAATTAGCAACACCCGATTACTCAGGACTTAGTATACAAAACCTGGCTAATACACTATTGTCCCATTTCGAGGCAGTACCCAGGGGTCCTAAGCTGAAACTTGACCTTGACCTTAATGACCAAGTAGTGCTCATACTAATCGATGGACTTAGTTACCAGGACTTAATGAATACCATGGGTGGCTCGCTCCAGGTAAGTAAATTGTATAAGATAAGCACTGTGTTCCCGACTACAACGTCCACAGTATTAACAACACTATTCACTGGGTTAAGTCCAGGGCAGCATGGTGTACTTGGCCCTAATTTATACCTCAAGGAACTCGGTACCATAGTTAATACATTATCCATGAGTCCGATAATTGGCGAAAGAGATGGTCTTTACAAATCGGGTCATGACTTGAGGAGACTCTTCCCAATTAGATCAACTATATTTGAGGAATTAAGTAATATGGGCATTAGGAGCAGGGTTTATGCCCCTAAGGGGCTTGTTGGTGGTTTATCAAGGATAGCGTATGCCGGTGCAGAGATTGTGGAGTATGTAACTCCTTATGATGCGATAATAAATGCGGCTAGGTTTCTGAAGGAGTATGAGGTTGGTTTTGTTCACATATATGTAACTAGTGTGGATTCTACGTCGCATAAGTACGGTCCTGATTCCGAGGAATGCAGGGTGGTGATTAGGGAAACTGTTGATTCAATAATTAGGTTGGCCAGGAATTATATGAGTGATTTCACCGTGCTTATTACGGCTGATCACGGGCATGATCATGTTAAAAATAATGTAAAGGCCAATGATTTGCAGGGATTAATGAAGTTGCTGGATGCACCACCCTATGGTGATGCAAGGGCCGTTTACCTGAGGCTCAGTAAGGAATCGAGTATTGAGGTATCCTCATTGTTGAGTAAGTATGGCGTATCTGGTTATTTCCTGAGCAGAGATGAAGCTGTGGGTAAGGGTTTATTTGGTGAGATTTCTGAGGACGTTATCGACAGGATCGGCAATGTGATCTTTATACCGAATAGTGGCTCAGCCTTTATTTACCTCTATAAGCCGGAGAACGAGGAGGTATTAACATTGAAGGGACAGCATGGTGGCTTAACTGAGAGAGAACTCTACGTGCCATTGATTCAGTTATAGCTCATTCGCCAACCAGTCTTCCCAGTCTCCTGCGTGATTTCTTTATTTGATTAACCATCTTCTTCATTAATTGATAGTAATTGAGTAATTCCTTGACATCCTTTGGAGTCACCCCTGAACCCTTTGCAATTCTACGAATCCTTGACGCATTAATAACCTCTGGGTTTAGTAATTCTTCCTTGGTCATTGAATTAAGTATATGTCTCCATTTTCTAAGCATTTCTTGCGCACTGCTCATTCTACCCTCATCAAGCATCACAGCCCTATACTGCATTGGTAACATACTTGTCGGTAACAACTCCATTATTTTGCTCAGAGGACCGAGCTTCATCATAGAGTCAAGTTGCTTCTTAATGGTTAACAGGTTTATCTTACCTTCCTCAATCTCCTCCATGATCTTATCCTCCTCCTCAATGGCCTTTATCTTCTCGATCAACGCATCAACATCACCCATACCCAATAGCCTCGAGACGAACTTATTGGCATTAAAAACTTCGATTTCATCAATGTCTTCGCCAATACCGATGAACTTAATCCTCGCGCCACTCCTTATTACTGAGGTCAATGCACCACCTGCCTTGGCAGTGCTGTCCATCTTTGTCAGAAACACGCTATTTATTGGAACATACTTCATAAAGGCCTCGGTTTGGGCTGCAGCTTGCCTACCAATGGTTGCGTCAATAACTAGCATTACCTCGTCAGGCTTTGCCTCCTCATAAATTGCCTTAGCCTCCCTCAGTAGTTCCTCCTCGTTTCTATGCCTACCTGCGGTGTCTATTATTATTAAATCAACCTTATTGCGCTGCATGTACTCAAGGCCATGTCTCAAGATCGCTATTGGGTCCCTCGAATCTTCCTCACCATAGAACAACGCATTTATCTTCTCGGCCAACTGCTTGAGTTGGTAATACGCACCTGGTCTATATGTGTCGGTTTCAATGAGACCAACCCTTAAGTTCCTCTTTATGTAAAACCTTGCCAGTTTGGCCGCTGTTGTGGTTTTTCCACTACCCTCAACTCCAATGAGCATTAACCTATAGGGTTTCTTGTTAATGTTGACATTCGGTGTTTCCTCCCCACCGAGGGCCTTAACCAACTCCTGGTAGAGAAGGTATAGTAGGAATTCCTTGGATGTTATACCCTGAGGGGGTTTTTCCTGCCTAAATCTTTCTTCGATGGTCTTCGTTATTGAGGATACCACATCCGCACTCACGTCAGCCCTTAATAATACCCTCTGTATTTCCCTCAATACTTCCTTCAGCGTTGTCTCGTCTATATAATTCAATCCCCTAATCCTGCTAACCAAGTTAGTGAAGGCCTCAATTAATGGATTCGGCGCCACTGCAACCTAGGTTTCGCCTAATCCCCTTAAATAATTATTGCAGGTATTGCTAATAGCCCTAGGCCTAATAACACCATACCGGGACGCAATATTAGCACGAAAACAATTCCTTATCACGTCCACACTTAGGCGACCACTTATTGAGTAAATCGCGATACACCGCATCCAATATTGGTACCGAGAATGTTGTTTCGGCATTAAAACGAGGGCAACACCAAAAGGTTGCAGAGAAATCACTAAGGCAATG is a genomic window of Vulcanisaeta souniana JCM 11219 containing:
- a CDS encoding 2-oxoacid:acceptor oxidoreductase family protein, which codes for MLQQLDQIRIRLMGLGGHGIVFAGRLLGMAAAMGGLDSILTITYSPEQRGGWSRADVIIAKEMVDYPLIDEADLFLATTQQAFNLEFKSLRKGGVFIYESTIYKPTIPNLGSYVVIPVPATEIAEKTTGRKLTMNVVLVGIITAILEPVIKEDHIINAIKGMTRRAGKLDTSVQEMNIKAFQAGLDYGKKYLQELR
- a CDS encoding thiamine pyrophosphate-dependent enzyme, yielding MSTEAEVTTTGVKVELPKSYEDIKDLIRVDRLPHIWCPGCGLGILLKLLARAIKNSGIPIEKHVIVTGIGCTGRLGGYLKLDAYHVTHGRAIPFAVGLKMANPELEVTVVGGDGDILAIGGNHFIHAARRNDDINVIIVNNFIYGMTGGQYSPTTPKGAKTTTSPYGHYENPFNVPLLAYAAGASYVTRWTVLHQNELYQSLLEMFKVKGFAVVEVLSPCIIYTDRNAMGDAVDLMRVLKERPVIDHRANLADLDIDFSMKKIILGNFVKRERPVSYG
- a CDS encoding electron transfer flavoprotein subunit alpha/FixB family protein, whose amino-acid sequence is MSEWRGISVFIEQDNGELEGASLEVLTRAGELGRKFNEDVLGILLGHELKNIAKESSQYGADKLIVVNHPDLRHYNSDAYTEVMAYLINKYRPRYLLLPATRNSRDLAGRLAVRFRACLSAHVIMVDIDERDRKLVTAVPGFGGNIVATVVCTSGKPEMATVSPGTYEAKLSNKEATIIEETIPEGALRGRRIELMEKKTSPMPDLSRAEKVVVAGLGTGGDLELIKEFASLIGAAIGVTRPLADMGLMPRDYQIGTTGVSLRAKTVFVFGASGAPHFVYGIRDCGTIVAVNTDKEAPIFENCDYCVVADLFDLLKVLIKEMRGGK
- a CDS encoding (Fe-S)-binding protein; the protein is MPVTVNFGLREELLKLVPTLGLCYQCGTCSTYCPITDESYNIRLIVKKAQLGVVEPKDFKVIWDCVTCGTCQALCPNNVEIVNLVEIIRTMAMKSKVFPTKINEILWKIYENQNPWGYTVTDKRRFLAQFSSLINNENPDVVIYPCCLSIGDPRVQKHIKALIRVLTKAGLKVGIYTGLSCCGDIIEHTGNKAFYEEYTAKLRDSIMSNIKAPVIVTLSPHCEYSLKKYLKGIKVIHYVELLDELIRNGKLKIDKKADITVTYHDPCYLSKHQRIIEEPRRVITSVPGVRLVEMIHSGEKSLCCGAGGGGIALETRVSTDLSKRRLKEAIDTGASVVLTACTYCFRMLEDANKVVKTNMKVMDLVEFLDSIMGD
- a CDS encoding hydrogenase iron-sulfur subunit, giving the protein MPTNRVLILGGGIAGIEAALALANMGYRVTLVEKSPAIGGKMAMLDKTFPTLDCSICIEGPLISDVARHPRIELLSPAELIDLTGSPGDFKARILVKPRYVTDDCTKCGQCEDVCPVVVPSEFESGIGARKAIYLPFPQAEPGIYMLDIDHCLNKPPNYFPCDRCAKACDRNAIIYTMMPKVIERDVAAVIMSTGFELEKGEILGEYGYGRHMDVVTSLEFERLVNASGPSSGVVVKPSTGEEPEDILLVSCIGSRNNRYNDYCSGFCCTYLLKQGIYAKVLHGIKNVTLMYMNDIRTYGKGFENFFDRALKEGVNIVWGRPEVVGERNGKIIVKFEDTRNKKVTMKEYDMVVLAPSIKPVNDMGKLSKILSISLNRAGFVKTESTNPTLTTRPGIFVAGSVSGPRDISESVVTGLAAAVQATRYASPGVIEEEKYEEKIEPYPIRVGVFVCHCGTNIAGVADVPALVEAAKQMPGVVHAEDLQFACAKSSLDRMTEVIKEKKLNRVVVASCSPVTHLRFFQDAARRAGLNPYLVEMTNIRNLDTWVHSDRRAATEKAKDMIKMAVAKTHHMVPLQTIKLPVIKRALVVGCGPAGLAAATGLAGAGIETMLVEKANECGGMLRRLSRLEPEGFEAKKLLDRMVEEAREVGVKFVLGTTIKDVSGFTGNFHVVLSNGSELDVGAIVVATGAKPYIPTEFNYGKDPRVLTTLDLENGKTVDGKNVAVINCVGSRTSNRGCSKYCCAVGLSKAIELRNQGKNVVLIYRDIMGVDPEVEDLYKKARDAGVLFIRVPRKAELTEAIKMDNDKLIVNDVELGDDVEVSFDNVVLNIGLVPSEDTDEVSKVLRLSRDQEGFLMEAHPKLGPVDTMTPGIFIAGAARGPKNVAETIAEGYAAASRALMMLAQGYVTKEPFIPKFDWSKCTKCGLCIKACPYGAIRGVPGKWIEHVPAACQGCGSCVAECPQDAIALDALSDDAIMAQIDAALAEEPERKVVMFTCAYCSYWAADNAGIFKMQYPPYARIIRLQCSSRLAWRHVKHAFELGAAGVFVTGCRLGDCHYITANYNTVKRFENWKKRLKNIGMKEERFQMRLFGAPDVVDLVETMREAEKVVKTVTKEEIEMTKQRIKQLR